A genomic segment from Nicotiana sylvestris chromosome 1, ASM39365v2, whole genome shotgun sequence encodes:
- the LOC104218902 gene encoding probable serine/threonine-protein kinase PBL15, with amino-acid sequence MPRYGCFNLHCIRKKCPIKNDHVEEEDDHVKEEDQLVEEECSVKNDLLDLSWEDLNLFTRQFSPENLIGLTQFGKLYRGKMSIGSDQDKITKDVAVKIMVDEMRHFDVSYDKLTRLEDELKFLQAPRFRGNPNLVKVIGCCREGRTLGIVYDLNPQDTLHNFIIRDDFKWLQRVKTALALASLLNYLHDGNSSYMLRNFDPAHIAVDQIQYCN; translated from the exons ATGCCTCGCTATG GATGCTTCAACCTTCATTGCATACGAAAGAAATGCCCTATTAAGAATGATCATGTTGAGGAGGAGGATGATCATGTTAAGGAGGAGGATCAGCTTGTTGAGGAGGAATGCTCCGTGAAGAATGATCTTCTTGATCTCAGTTGGGAGGACCTGAATCTGTTTACGCGTCAATTTTCTCCAGAGAATCTTATCGGACTCACCCAGTTTGGGAAGCTCTATCGTGGGAAAATGTCCATTGGTTCTGATCAAGATAAAATTACCAAGGATGTGGCTGTCAAGATTATGGTTGATGAAATGCGACATTTTGATGTTAGCTATGACAAACTGACAAGATTAGAG GATGAACTGAAATTTTTGCAAGCTCCAAGGTTTAGGGGCAATCCCAACTTAGTGAAAGTGATTGGATGTTGTCGCGAGGGGAGAACTCTGGGTATCGTTTATGATCTAAATCCACAGGACACCTTGCATAACTTCATTATTCGAG ATGACTTCAAATGGCTGCAGAGGGTTAAGACTGCCCTTGCATTAGCTAGCTTGCTTAATTATCTGCATGATGGGAATTCGTCATACATGCTTCGCAACTTTGATCCAGCTCACATAGCGGTTGATCAGATACAATATTGTAACTAA